A section of the Eublepharis macularius isolate TG4126 chromosome 1, MPM_Emac_v1.0, whole genome shotgun sequence genome encodes:
- the HINT3 gene encoding adenosine 5'-monophosphoramidase HINT3: protein MAGEEGGSSGSSPAAQPSPEGEAGAGAAGEEGGGGVSSSGYEGKCIFCRITHGEEPGTQLLPCEHEDLVCFRDIRPGAPHHYLVVPKMHIGNCKTLKSEHIPLVERMMAVGRSILQRNMFTDLNDIRMGFHWPPFCSIAHLHLHVLAPASQLGFLSRMVYRLNSYWFVTAEQLMERLKAESAMS from the exons ATGGCCGGGGAAGAAGGTGGCAGTTCGGGCTCGTCTCCTGCTGCGCAGCCCAGTCCCGAGGGCGAGGCTGGGGCAGGTGCAGCTGGAGAAGAAGGCGGCGGTGGTGTCAGCAGCAGCGGCTATGAGGGCAAGTGCATTTTCTGCAGGATCACCCATGGAGAGGAGCCAGGCACCCAACTGTTACCTTGCGAG CATGAAGACTTAGTATGCTTCCGAGATATCAGACCTGGAGCTCCGCATCATTACCTAGTGGTGCCAAAAATGCACATAGGAAACTGCAAGACTTTAAAGAGCGAGCATATCCCATTAG TGGAAAGAATGATGGCAGTTGGCAGGAGTATCCTTCAGCGAAATATGTTTACTGACTTGAATGACATAAG GATGGGTTTTCATTGGCCTCCATTCTGCTCAATAGCCCACTTGCATCTTCATGTCCTGGCTCCAGCCAGTCAGTTGGGATTCTTGTCCCGAATGGTATACAGACTCAATTCCTACTGGTTTGTCACA